CATTGTCAGTTTGCATTaccttttcaaattgatgaGTAGAGACGTTCAAATTGACTTGACACGCTCAGCGTCGATTGTTGGCTACTGTCTATTACCATTGGTGTTCATATGTGCTTTGGGTCTCGTCATATCATTGGACTCGACAATTGGCTACTTGTTGAGTGCATTTGCCGTTTCTTGGTGCACCTTTAGTGCCTCTGGTCTTTTCATTACTGCTTTGAAATTGCACAACATGCGTTCCTTGATCGCTTACCCCCTCGGCCTTTTCTACTCAGTTTTTGCCTTGATGGCTATCTTCGTCGACTCTAAGCACGGCGACATCAAAATGCTGGCCACGTAGCCGCTTTTTATAGAGCTATTTAACAAAAAATCGAGCACATCTTCGATTAAGAGTTGACTTCTACTTCTTGGTGAATACGACCTGCATACGTTGTCTATGTGTGTTGATTTCCACTATACCCATATCACAGCTCTTCCCATGAAATCGAGCATTCTACGTCATTTTAGCCGACATAGCTCTTCTAAGCCATTCTATTGTACCACTCCCATATTCTATGTGAATGCCAGCCCTCATCTAGGGCACCTTTATTCGATGCTTCTAGCAGACACAAGAGTGAGGTGggaaaagctcaagaaggGCCAGAAATCGTACTTTCTCACAGGGACGGACGAACACGGATTGAAGATTCAGGGAGTAGcagaaaagcaaaatgtCGAACCCAAGGCTTTAGTCGACAGTGTCTCACAGAATTTCAAGCACATGGCCCGTAAGATGAAGATAGACTATCTGCGATTCATCAGAACCACAGACGATGATCATGTCGAGGCCGTCAAGCATTTCTGGAATGTCATGATGCAGAAAGGGCTTATCTACAAAGGCATACATGATGGGTGGTACTCGGTGAGCGACGAAGCATTCTACACTGAGGCCCAGATAGAGGAAGTGAGTGATGGTAGTGGAGGAGCCCGTAGAGTTTCTAAAGAAACAGGAAGTGAGGTTGTGtaccaagaagaagaaaactaTTTTTTTCGGTTATCTGCTTTCCAGGATAGACTTATCCAGTACATTGAGGAGAATCCCACGTTGATTCAGCCGCAGCACAAGATGAAGCAGGTGTTAGAAGAACTTAAGTCAGAGCCACTCAAGGATTTATCTGTGTCACGCCACACTTCGCGTCTACAATGGGGAATTGAAGTGCCGAATGATCCAACGCAGAAAGTGTATGTATGGTTTGATGCCCTCCTCAACTACTTGACTGCTGCCGGATACCCACACAGAGATCTCAAGGCGCCAAACAACATCTGGCCCGCATGCCACGTTCTTGGGAAGGACATCATGAGGTTCCACTGTATATATTGGCCAATTTTTCTCATGGCCGCCGAAATCGACCTCCCCAAGATGATCTTCGTTCACTCACACTGGCTCTGTGATGGCAAAAAGATGAGCAAGAGCATTGGCAACGTGGTCGATCCCTACCTTATGGCAGACTACTATGGCGTAGATCCGTTGCGgtttttcttgatggagcAGTCGAATATCAATACCGACAGCAACTTCAGTGAGGATGCCCTATTCAACCATAGAGGTATGCTTCTTAACAAGTTCGCCAACTTGACATCTCGAGTGTGTGCGCCAAAATTTGAGATAGCGGAGGGTCTAAGACAAGCAAACAATGGTGTCTTCAACGATATAGATAGCCTCTTGTTGGCTGATACCGTCACATCGAcagacaagaagagaaccaTTGAGTTAAGAAACGAATTGGtggttgcaattgacagCTTGAAAGAGGAAATGGATGCTCCACTTCAGCAATTTGATCACATGAAGGCACTTAAATTGTGGTGGAACGTGGTGGAGCTCATCAATGGGTTTTTTCAGGCAACTGAGCCATGGGCATACAACAAGTTTGCGGAAGCAGAGAAGGAAAGAGCTATCAGAAATTACTTGGTGTACGTTGCAACTGAAGGTATTAGAGTGACTACGCTTTGCATCCAGCCATATATGCCAGACTTGTCTGCTGCAATTTTGCACCGTCTTGCTGTTAGCAAGGACAAGAGAGCACTAGACTATGCGAAGTTGGGCGGGGACGCAGACTACGGGAAGGGTTCCAACCGACAGCacaaggacaagttgatgcaaaaaatcGAGCCCAGAACTGAAAACTTGTAAATAGATTGTATAGAGGTGATTGCAGTTGACGGAGGATTTGAAGCACCGTGGATGTGGCGGTGCGCGCACGACCACAAAAACACCCACCCCCGAGCTTGTTCTGAGCAACGTAGACAAGCTACCACCGCCaaccaaaagcaaaatttgccaaagaaaatgacCTATTTGATTTGTTACCCGGATGCTGCTGCCCATGTGTCCAAAAATCAGAAACCTTCTTTGATATCGGCGAAAACACTATATTCTCTTCGAATCCCCTTCACCAACGGCCCACTTCAACATTTCGTTACTATATCACCTTTTTCTTAGTCAAATGGCAATGTGCATCAGCGTAAGCAGGGGTCTCGTATTTGTCGATAAGCGACAAGGAGGTGGAAAAAAACTAGAGGCGAAAACCTTCGGTGCTTGGGTTTTCTGCAGGACCAACAGCACCGCCGTTAAACAACAGACGTCAACTGTACATATAAATCTGTCTATTTTGACGTGGGTCGAGTTTAATCGAGGTGAGGCGAGCAAGGGGACACGTTCGAGTGGGAGGAAGGAAACTGCAGACAAGACAGCAAACCGGGTAAATTTTGGTACCGTTTGAATCAGCGGCGTCTGAAAATGATGTTTAAGTTTTtaaaatttcaaaaagttgcaaTATTTCCCTGTTTTGTCTTGGGGTGTCGGTGACTGGTCACAAAGAGACCCGCCGAGAGGCTTTCGCACGTGACCTAAGCGACAGTGCGGGAGGTTCCTTTCATTTTGTACAGTGcaacttctcaaaaacACCCTAAAGCGATCAAGGCAAAGAGCAGTCCAGAAAGTAAATCTACCTGGGTTGTTCATTTCCCCAGATTCAGCTTCATTTCCCGTTTGCACTACTTTCCACCATAATTGTTCCTGTCACATTATCGTACAACCCAGCCAGAGCTAGTAAAATGGCAAGATCTAAAAGAGGCTCTAGGCACTTGCCCAGCAGCGACGACGAAATGGAAGAAGGTGGCCGCCGGCTGAGAAGACCAGTTTCATACTTGGAAGAATCAGACGATGCGTTTGacgaaatcaaagaagaagatgttcaaaaagaagaggacggtgtgaaagaagaagacggaGAGGTCAATGCAGAGCCGGAGGCTGATGCAgaggagccagaggagccagaggagCCAGAGGAACCTGACTCCCCCGAGGAAGACAATTTAAAAGATGAGGATttcgatgaagatgacgagatCATCCCCGCTAAAAGACTGCGGTCGCTGAGGAGAGTGTCGAGGCGGCTCAGGCAGAGTAAAGGCAGCGACGATTCTGActtcaaggaagatgaagtcaGTGGAGGCTCCGACAACGAAAGCGATgcttttgaggaagaagacgacTACATGGAGAGGCTACGAGAAAAGCAATTTGTGGCGTCTGACGAAGAtggcgaagaagacaacTACTATGGCTATTCCTCTACAAGCAAGAGTCGGCTGCGGAGGaaaccaaaatcaagatcacGATCTGCAGAAGCAAGACGACTGAGGAAGCGCATGAGGCGtgctgctgatgatgacgaggaggaggatgcAGAAGACAATGACGACGATGTCGGCGACATCCAACAGGAGATCCAGGAATTGTACGACTCATCGCCCGAGGAAGAGAGCCCGGTCAAGCATAAGCTCCGAGAGCGTGGTGAGAAGGTCAATTACACTATTCCTCCCGCAATCACCAACGAGCAGGACCTCGATGCTTTAAGTGCAGCTAGATATACACCTCCGCTGAAGAGAATCCGGAGAAATGTGGGCAACAAGAGCGATTTCAGAAAACTTCTTTTCCCCACTGCTGGTCCTTTTGGTGGTAGCGACGtcatttctcttttgggTCAAAATATTCCTCCTGGCGGAATTCCCATTCCGGGCATGCCAGCTGACGCTCGTAATAACTTGATTGCAGACAACGATTCAGATTCTTCAGATGAGGAGTTCGTGCCTTCGTCGGCTGCTGGAGCCCAACCAAGACCTTCGGTGAGTGGGTCCATGGGCAAGGTGCCAATGGCTGCTAACAACGCAGCGCCAGCCCCTTCAGGTATGCTCAATAATACAAAAATTGTCGGGGCGCTGTCAGTTGGCGATaagggcaagaaaaaaagcacTCTCAGTGACACAGATCCATTGGGTGTTGATATGAACATTGATTTCTCAGCGGTCGGCGGCCTTGATGGCTACATCGACCAGCTTaaagaaatggttgcaCTTCCCCTTCTATATCCTGAGCTTTATCAGAATTTCTCAATTACTCCACCTCGAGGAGTATTGTTCCACGGCCCTCCAGGTACTGGTAAAACTTTGATGGCTAGAGCACTAGCTGCTAGTTGCTCCACCCCGTCTCGAAAAATCACATTTTTCATGCGCAAAGGTGCCGACTGTTTGAGTAAATGGGTTGGTGAGGCAGAGCGTCAGTTGAGATTGTTATTTGAAGAGGCGAAAAATCAGCAACCGTCCATCATTTTCTTCGATGAGATTGATGGCTTGGCTCCAGTCAGATCATCTAAGCAGGAACAGATTCACGCCAGTATCGTGTCTACTTTGCTTGCATTGATGGATGGTATGGATAACAGAGGACAGGTTATAGTCATTGGTGCAACCAATAGGCCAGACTCTGTTGATCCCGCCTTAAGAAGACCAGGCCGTTTTGACAGGGAATTTTACTTCCCACTTCCTGGCTTGGATGCTAGAAAGCAAATTCTCTCAATTCACACAAGAAAATGGGATCCTCCTTTGTCGCCTGTATTCCTTGACAAGATTGCAGGTCTTACTAAGGGTTATGGAGGTGCAGATTTACGTGCTCTTTGCACTGAAGCGGCATTGAACTCTATTCAAAGAAAATATCCTCAAATCTACCGTTCCTCAGACAAACTTAAAGTGGACCCAACGAAGGTCAAGGTGATTGCAAAAGATTTTATGAGAGCAATAGAGAGAATAGTTCCATCAAGTGCGAGGTCAACATCGACGGGTTCTTCGCCTCTTCCAGAGCGTTTGCAGCCTCTTTTACAAGGCTCTCTCGAGCAAATAGTTGAGAAGTTGACCACTTTGCTTCCAGATTCAATCAGCTTAGGtggcaagaagaagttgactaatttggaagaagcaatGTACCTAGACCCGACTGTCAAAGATGCCGACGGCGGTTTTTCAAAACACGAATTACTTAGAAGCTTAGAGGGCTCGAGAATTTGCAAGCCTCACTTACTTATCTGTGGCGAGGCTGGCGCCGGCCAACAATATCTTGGTGCAGCAATTTTGAACGCTCTCGAAGGCTTTCAAGTGCAGAATTTGGATCTAGCTACgatttttggtgatgtgaCTAGAACACCAGAGCTGTGCATTGTGCAGACGTTTATCGAGGCAAGAAGACATCAACCATCGATCGTATTTATTCCAAACATCGACACATGGTTTGACGTCATGACACATTCAGCCAAAGCAACACTTGCCGGCCTTCTTCGGAACTTGAAAAGTAATGAAAAGATTCTTCTACTCGGCATCGCCGAAAGACTGTTCGACGACCTTGATCCCGAAGTCAAGCACACTCTTGGAATTCTGGGTGACAGCAACAACGTGTACCTTGAGAATCCTGACATCGTGGCAAGAAAGAATTTCTTCCAGATTGCCGAAAAAGCTTTGAAAATGAAGCCATATGAGTTTGTGAATGATTTGAGCAATAGACCAAAGAGGaaactcaaagagcttcccGTAGTACCACAGGAGACTGTCAGTGTTGCACTGCTAGGTAAGAAGCGTGACAAGCAGCAGGAATATGAAGACAAGAGACTCAagaacttgctcaagatTAAACTTGCAGGACTTATggatctcttcaaaaaccGCTACAAGCGTTTCAGGAAGCCAATTATCGATGAAGGCTACTTGCACCACTTATTTGAGCCCTCAATTCTTGATAATCCAATGATCACATATGAAGTGGCTTACACAATTTCGGAGGATCCAAAACATCCCAACAtgatcaaagagctcaGCACAGGTAagtttttcttcaacatggaCTTGGACACTATTGAGGAGAGAATCTGGAATGGATTCTACTCTGAAGCTAAACAGTTTCTCAAGGATATTCGGATGATTGTGAAAGATGCTATCCAATCTGGGGATAGAGAGCGGATCCTCAAGGCAAATGAAATGATGACCAACGCCCAGTTTggcattgatgatttcaatAATCCGGAGTTTGCAAAAGCTTGCAAGGACCTAAGAGCCAGAGAAATCGAGAAGCAGGCGAAATTACTTGAAGACTATAAAAAACTCAAGGCCGAATATGAAAAGCAGCAAGCCGCAACTTCACAGGTGGAAGGAGAGCGTCCCAACGGCACAGCACCCATGCAGCTTCTTGGGGACTCTGATCAAGCTACATTGGTAGGTGCTAATGGACACACACACGAGGCTACTGAAAACTCTGTCGAAGACAAACCagaggaaattgatgagCGAACAATGGAAGACGCTAAGGGGGCTTCTGAGAATGCACCTCAGAATGAGGTGAGGTTCGATGGGGcagtggaagaagaagcaacagaCGTCGTCGACGAGTCTCCAAAACTGCAAAAAGTTGTGCCTGTCACGCAGCCTCCAGAGAGTGAGTCTGAGGCGGAAGAGGAGACTCTCACTGACGCCACCCAAGAGTTGGTCATTCCGCCCGAAGCCTATGACTTCTTTGAGGACCGCATCGTCAAGCTCACCGAGGGCTTCACAGTGGAAAAGCTCGAGTTCACCATGGCCAAAATCATGGATATTATCTGGGCAGACCGGTCGCAGTGGAACAAGGCCCAAACCACAGAAAAGCTCTACAAGGTCG
This DNA window, taken from Candidozyma auris chromosome 7, complete sequence, encodes the following:
- the MSM1 gene encoding methionine--tRNA ligase MSM1, with the translated sequence MLLADTRVRWEKLKKGQKSYFLTGTDEHGLKIQGVAEKQNVEPKALVDSVSQNFKHMARKMKIDYSRFIRTTDDDHVEAVKHFWNVMMQKGLIYKGIHDGWYSVSDEAFYTEAQIEEVSDGSGGARRVSKETGSEVVYQEEENYFFRLSAFQDRLIQYIEENPTLIQPQHKMKQVLEELKSEPLKDLSVSRHTSRLQWGIEVPNDPTQKVYVWFDALLNYLTAAGYPHRDLKAPNNIWPACHVLGKDIMRFHCIYWPIFLMAAEIDLPKMIFVHSHWLCDGKKMSKSIGNVVDPYLMADYYGVDPLRFFLMEQSNINTDSNFSEDALFNHRGMLLNKFANLTSRVCAPKFEIAEGLRQANNGVFNDIDSLLLADTVTSTDKKRTIELRNELVVAIDSLKEEMDAPLQQFDHMKALKLWWNVVELINGFFQATEPWAYNKFAEAEKERAIRNYLVYVATEGIRVTTLCIQPYMPDLSAAILHRLAVSKDKRALDYAKLGGDADYGKGSNRQHKDKLMQKIEPRTENL